The following proteins are co-located in the Pseudomonas synxantha genome:
- a CDS encoding ABC transporter substrate-binding protein, producing the protein MTLRALLSLTLLLATAPAFAEATRYPLTIQSCNRDVTFQQAPQHAVSHDINMTRMMLALGLKPHMAGYSGVSGWKSVPPDMATTLDGLPELASKYPSVETLLNANVDFFFAGWDYGMRVGGDLTPYTLQPLGINVYELTESCAFVMKRPAASLDDTYNDLRNLGRIFDVQERANALIAQMQAQVAEVQKDLPADKPRVFLYDSGEDRAMTSGRLGMPQALIDVAGGRNILDDVDASWTRVNWETVVERNPQVIVIVDYSQITAEQKKQFLLNNPALQAVDAIKHQRFIVIPYAQATPGIDNVLAVEALAKGFHGE; encoded by the coding sequence ATGACCCTGCGCGCCCTGCTGTCGCTCACCCTGCTGCTCGCCACTGCCCCAGCGTTCGCCGAAGCCACCCGTTACCCGCTGACCATCCAGAGCTGCAACCGCGACGTGACCTTCCAGCAAGCCCCGCAACACGCAGTCAGTCACGACATCAACATGACCCGGATGATGCTCGCCCTGGGTCTCAAGCCACACATGGCCGGCTACAGTGGCGTCAGCGGTTGGAAGTCAGTGCCGCCGGACATGGCCACGACTCTCGACGGCCTGCCGGAACTGGCGAGCAAATACCCGTCGGTGGAAACCCTGCTCAACGCCAATGTGGATTTCTTCTTCGCCGGCTGGGACTACGGCATGCGTGTGGGCGGCGACCTCACGCCGTACACCCTGCAACCCTTGGGCATCAATGTGTATGAGCTGACCGAGTCATGCGCGTTCGTGATGAAGCGCCCGGCTGCGAGCCTGGACGATACCTATAACGACCTGCGCAACCTGGGCAGGATCTTCGACGTGCAGGAGCGCGCCAATGCCTTGATCGCGCAGATGCAGGCACAGGTGGCCGAAGTGCAAAAAGACCTGCCCGCCGATAAGCCACGGGTGTTCCTGTATGACAGCGGCGAAGACCGCGCCATGACCTCGGGCCGCCTGGGCATGCCACAAGCGCTGATCGACGTCGCCGGCGGGCGCAATATCCTCGATGACGTCGATGCCAGCTGGACCCGGGTCAACTGGGAAACCGTGGTGGAGCGCAACCCGCAGGTCATCGTGATCGTCGACTACAGCCAAATCACTGCCGAGCAGAAAAAGCAGTTCCTGCTCAACAACCCGGCCCTGCAAGCGGTGGACGCGATCAAACACCAGCGCTTTATCGTGATCCCCTACGCGCAGGCCACGCCGGGTATCGATAATGT